In Gossypium raimondii isolate GPD5lz chromosome 12, ASM2569854v1, whole genome shotgun sequence, a single window of DNA contains:
- the LOC105764955 gene encoding uncharacterized protein LOC105764955, giving the protein MSSTDDKPPPLSIQDINNIITNLRNLLTSDCAEAEIAVATNTAANNLTGNEQDGSNRTGNEQDGTNKQDGDANQAQETNDKKKEPLYELGKLCKELDYMIRSFQELENLKNSLREPFETLEANVNDIVSDLEKDELRKQVQHNLRVFRNNITRVKILILLQLQAASINSDGNRALQTTFATGEAGDLPHLYGEHIFENSYYFKEFEEKYEGLDDRQKLCLLCFSIFPENAEIKKRFLRFWWVGENLIARNGKDEMGDLNDTLTTFVEKRLIEPVLKKNRLQPRSYKVTPIVRSCLIHFAKKEGFFDYDQDGKPIMDFSSCNKACMVKSERATASWFADYLKGNDKDGNERATASWFADYLKGNDKDGNSEKPKEQEQHQEQGKLLQGKLSADLVKLQMLFNFPHENTLIRASQQIDKLQTLFNLSKQFPDLPTEWFSKMTGIKVLYLGRWEATAGQARHIEVEDIEFLKGFKNMKNLRLLSLQGISGIPKLPATLCKLENLRILDLRACHDLEKLPDRIGSLKKLTYLDLSECYLLDYIPQQLNKLSELQVLKGFVILEAKNSCTLDDLSELPSLRKLSVNVNTTKFNIDEAGDALAKFQKLEKLRIAWGWGGMPGKEDSTLDSSSEQQQSKTKKKQASSISSAAAKASTDKVNKGEDKGNRERSAVAAAGEANSKTAKLGGGLRGTANIALMAKKWRRLSMKEREPQNLEGLERLVKLDLQCFPRSEPPTWLVPRKMKKLTNLSIRGGRLGYLNHEDGQKWNADTLRLKFLVNFKMNWKEMQQRFPNLKYLENLRCPRITFCPCDANGVWQKFVQSK; this is encoded by the coding sequence ATGTCTTCCACAGATGACAAGCCACCTCCCTTATCCATTCAGGACATAAACAATATCATAACGAACCTGAGGAACCTCCTCACTAGCGATTGTGCAGAGGCCGAAATCGCTGTCGCCACCAACACTGCGGCTAATAACCTGACTGGAAATGAGCAAGATGGCTCTAACCGTACTGGAAATGAGCAAGATGGGACCAACAAACAGGATGGAGATGCTAACCAGGCCCAGGAGACCAACGACAAGAAGAAGGAACCGCTGTACGAGCTGGGAAAACTATGCAAAGAACTCGATTATATGATCAGGTCATTCCAGGAACTGGAGAACTTAAAAAATAGTCTAAGAGAACCATTCGAAACTCTTGAGGCCAATGTCAACGACATCGTGAGTGATCTCGAAAAAGACGAGTTACGAAAACAGGTTCAGCACAATCTACGTGTGTTCAGAAACAACATCACCCGAGTCAAAATCCTGATCCTCTTGCAACTTCAGGCCGCCAGTATAAATTCCGATGGTAATCGTGCTTTGCAGACAACCTTTGCCACCGGCGAGGCAGGGGACTTGCCTCACCTATATGGTGaacatatatttgaaaatagctattattttaaagaatttgagGAAAAATATGAAGGCCTTGATGACAGGCAGAAACTGTGCTTGCTGTGTTTCTCAATTTTCCCTGAAAATGCGGAGATAAAGAAGAGGTTTTTGAGATTTTGGTGGGTCGGAGAAAACTTAATCGCCCGAAATGGAAAGGATGAGATGGGAGATTTAAACGACACTCTCACCACATTCGTGGAGAAGAGGCTAATCGAGCCTGTTCTGAAGAAAAACAGATTACAACCCAGAAGCTACAAGGTGACCCCAATTGTTCGTTCGTGCTTGATCCATTTTGCCAAGAAAGAAGGTTTCTTTGATTATGACCAGGATGGAAAACCCATCATGGATTTTTCATCTTGCAACAAGGCTTGTATGGTGAAGTCTGAAAGAGCTACTGCTTCCTGGTTCGCTGATTATCTTAAAGGCAATGACAAGGATGGCAATGAAAGAGCTACTGCTTCCTGGTTCGCTGATTATCTTAAAGGCAATGACAAGGATGGCAATTCAGAAAAGCCTAAAGAGCAGGAGCAACATCAGGAGCAAGGAAAGCTATTGCAAGGAAAGCTATCTGCAGATCTAGTAAAGCTGCAGATGTTGTTCAATTTTCCACATGAGAACACATTGATAAGAGCTAGTCAGCAAATTGATAAATTGCAGACGTTGTTCAACTTGAGTAAGCAATTTCCAGATTTACCTACGGAGTGGTTTTCTAAGATGACGGGCATTAAAGTTCTTTATTTGGGTAGATGGGAAGCCACGGCTGGGCAAGCTCGCCATATTGAGGTGGAAGACATTGAGTTCTTAAAAGGGTTCAAAAACATGAAGAATTTAAGGCTTCTTAGCCTTCAAGGTATTTCCGGTATCCCAAAGCTTCCCGCCACTCTGTGCAAGCTTGAAAATTTGAGGATATTAGATCTAAGAGCATGTCACGATCTGGAGAAGCTACCAGACAGGATAGGGTCACTTAAGAAGCTGACTTACTTGGATTTATCAGAATGCTATCTGCTTGATTACATTCCCCAACAGCTGAATAAACTATCGGAACTTCAAGTCCTTAAAGGGTTTGTGATTCTGGAAGCCAAAAACTCATGCACACTAGACGATTTGTCGGAGTTACCGAGTCTGAGAAAACTAAGCGTCAATGTGAACACTACCAAGTTCAATATCGATGAGGCAGGGGACGCTCTCgctaaatttcaaaaacttgAGAAGTTGAGGATAGCGTGGGGATGGGGGGGAATGCCAGGAAAAGAGGATTCTACGCTAGACAGTAGTAGCGAACAACAGCAATCCAAGACCAAGAAGAAGCAGGCAAGTAGTATTAGTAGTGCAGCAGCAAAAGCCTCGACTGATAAAGTGAACAAGGGAGAGGATAAAGGCAACCGGGAAAGGAGTGCAGTCGCAGCAGCAGGTGAAGCAAATTCAAAGACCGCGAAGCTGGGAGGTGGTTTAAGAGGGACAGCCAACATAGCTTTGATGGCTAAGAAATGGAGGAGGCTGTCAATGAAAGAGAGAGAACCACAAAATCTGGAAGGCCTTGAGAGACTGGTGAAACTGGACCTCCAGTGTTTCCCTCGCTCGGAACCACCGACTTGGCTGGTaccaagaaaaatgaagaaactcACGAATTTGTCGATTAGAGGTGGAAGACTGGGTTACCTAAATCATGAGGATGGCCAGAAGTGGAATGCGGACACCTTACGTTTGAAGTTTTTGGTGAACTTCAAGATGAACTGGAAAGAAATGCAGCAACGATTTCCCAATTTGAAATATTTGGAGAACCTTAGATGCCCAAGAATCACATTCTGCCCATGCGATGCCAATGGAGTATGGCAAAAGTTCGTCCAATCCAAATAA